In Burkholderia gladioli, a genomic segment contains:
- a CDS encoding 2-hydroxyacid dehydrogenase — translation MTRIAFLSDGFDLSPLFAPLRERLPGLQVVGADGHDAEIAVCWRPPAGALARLPSLRLVHSIAAGVDHILVDPELPAVPVCRVVDPVHAEGMGEFAMWAVLHFHRGFDRVLANQRERRWLREPQVAAQARTIGVMGLGALGRHVAGLLAGAGFRVRGWSRERKRLDGIETFGAGQLDDFLAGSEMLVCLLPLTADTRALIDRRLLARLPRGAKLIHVGRGEHLVAADVLAALEDGRLGGAVIDVFEREPLPEDDPFWDAPNLIVTPHMASVASFERIAAQIADNVMRLREGLPLANRVDPALGY, via the coding sequence ATGACGCGCATCGCCTTTCTCAGCGACGGGTTCGACCTGTCGCCGCTGTTCGCGCCGCTGCGCGAGCGCCTGCCCGGGCTGCAGGTGGTCGGCGCCGACGGGCACGATGCCGAGATCGCCGTCTGCTGGCGTCCGCCGGCCGGCGCGCTGGCGCGGCTGCCCTCGCTGCGGCTGGTGCACAGCATCGCCGCCGGTGTCGACCACATCCTGGTCGATCCCGAGCTGCCCGCGGTGCCCGTGTGCCGCGTGGTCGATCCCGTCCACGCCGAGGGCATGGGCGAGTTCGCGATGTGGGCCGTGCTGCATTTCCATCGCGGTTTCGATCGCGTGCTCGCCAACCAGCGCGAACGGCGCTGGCTGCGCGAGCCGCAGGTCGCGGCGCAGGCACGCACGATCGGCGTGATGGGGCTCGGCGCGCTGGGCCGGCATGTCGCCGGGCTGCTTGCCGGGGCGGGTTTTCGCGTGCGCGGCTGGTCGCGCGAGCGCAAGCGTCTCGATGGCATCGAGACCTTCGGTGCCGGGCAGCTCGACGACTTCCTGGCCGGCAGCGAGATGCTGGTCTGCCTGCTGCCGCTCACCGCCGATACACGCGCCCTGATCGACCGGCGCCTGCTCGCGCGCCTGCCGCGCGGCGCGAAGCTGATCCATGTGGGGCGCGGCGAGCACCTGGTCGCGGCGGACGTGCTGGCCGCGCTCGAGGACGGCAGGCTCGGCGGCGCGGTGATCGACGTGTTCGAGCGCGAGCCGCTGCCCGAGGACGATCCGTTCTGGGATGCGCCGAACCTGATCGTCACGCCGCACATGGCCTCGGTGGCCAGCTTCGAGCGGATCGCCGCGCAGATCGCGGACAACGTGATGCGTCTGCGCGAGGGTTTGCCGCTGGCCAATCGGGTCGATCCGGCGCTGGGCTACTGA